The following are encoded in a window of Mustela nigripes isolate SB6536 chromosome 3, MUSNIG.SB6536, whole genome shotgun sequence genomic DNA:
- the LOC132013220 gene encoding H/ACA ribonucleoprotein complex subunit 1-like yields the protein MSFLGGGRGGGGGGFNRGGGFNRGGSNNHFRGGGRNFRGGGGGRGGFGRGGGRGGFNKGQDQGPPEHVVLLGEFLHPCEDDIVCKCTTDENKVPYFNAPVYLENKEQIGKVDEIFGQLRDFYFSIKLSENMKASSFKKLQKFYIDPYKLLPLQRFLPRPPGEKGPPRGGGRGGRGGGRGGGGRGGRGGGFRGGRGGGGFRGGRGGGGFRGRGH from the coding sequence ATGTCTTTTCTAGGAGgaggtcgggggggggggggggggggctttaatCGAGGTGGCGGTTTCAATCGCGGCGGCAGCAACAACCATTTCCGAGGCGGAGGCCGGAATTTCAGAGGCGGCGGTGGCGGCCGAGGAGGATTTGGACGAGGAGGTGGCCGCGGAGGCTTTAACAAAGGCCAGGACCAAGGACCTCCGGAACATGTAGTTTTATTAGGAGAGTTCCTGCATCCCTGTGAAGATGACATAGTTTGTAAATGTACTACAGATGAAAATAAGGTGCCTTATTTCAATGCTCCAGTTTATTTAGAGAACAAAGAACAGATTGGTAAAGTGGATGAAATATTTGGACAacttagagatttttatttttctattaaattgtCAGAAAATATGAAGgcatcttcctttaaaaaactgCAGAAGTTTTATATAGACCCATATAAACTGCTGCCACTGCAGAGGTTTTTACCTCGACCTCCAGGTGAGAAGGGCCCTCCAAGAGGTGGTGGCAGGGGAGgtcgaggaggaggaagaggcggaGGTGGCAGAGGTGGCAGAGGTGGTGGTTTCAGAGGTGGAAGAGGAGGTGGAGGcttcagaggaggaagggggggtgGTGGTTTCAGAGGGAGAGGACATTAA